TGGGTACCCAAACGGGACTCAGAGCTTGGAAGCTGTACAAGACGCTGACGCCGCTCGCCATAGCGCACTTGAACGGCGTGCGCATTCAGCAGGAAAAGCTGGACTTGCTCAGGCACGACGGGAGGTTCCGTAGTAGCATGCTGAACCCGCTCTTGCGCAAGAGGCTGGAGCAGTACTATGGTGGGTTCCACCACACGATGAGCGAGCCAGAGGCGTTGCTGGTCTTGAACATCTCGTCAGACGAGATCAAACGGCTTGATCAGAAATTGCTCAAATTGAAGCACCGGAAAGCTGTGTTGCACAATCACCCAGACAAAGGTGGTAGTCCGTACATGGCTGCCAAGATTAACGAAGCGAGGGATCTCATAGAGCGTAGCGtgcttttgaaaagaaactgataGGGTTCCACGTACAACCCGCTGCACCAAACCTTCTTTTCATAAACCTCTCTACAGAGTTTAATTTATTGTGCTGTCTTGATACGGTTGTTCCAGATCTTGAGAGTCGGGTTCCTGCATGACAAGATGGGCAAATCTGTGACCAGCTAAGAGAACAATTACGCATCCCATTGATGTCCATTGTCCTATTATCACATGCCGTCTACCATATCTATTCCATATACATATTCTAAGTCCCTAactttttgttcagttccGTTTATGGAGTGAACCCAAGGAAAAGGTTTGCTTAATAAAGTTTAGAGTACATTAGTATATACCCCCAGCATACCATCCAGAAGCTTCAATTCAATATTGTCTCGACGGAG
The sequence above is a segment of the Huiozyma naganishii CBS 8797 chromosome 11, complete genome genome. Coding sequences within it:
- the MDJ2 gene encoding Mdj2p (similar to Saccharomyces cerevisiae MDJ2 (YNL328C); ancestral locus Anc_3.10); this encodes MVLPLIIGTGIALLGVGTQTGLRAWKLYKTLTPLAIAHLNGVRIQQEKLDLLRHDGRFRSSMLNPLLRKRLEQYYGGFHHTMSEPEALLVLNISSDEIKRLDQKLLKLKHRKAVLHNHPDKGGSPYMAAKINEARDLIERSVLLKRN